In the genome of Leishmania infantum JPCM5 genome chromosome 27, one region contains:
- a CDS encoding metallo-peptidase, Clan M-, Family M48 has product MSSSPNLFLRAAVVSLNVIGMWDAYLVLRQRRANQTKEMPSYFRKDITDEEFAKAQAYEGEKSTFSFLQHLKGLVITNMGIFLRLPAFLYYLVAQRASLSTGSFSHNYAAAVAGELISVVLDIPFSFYENFHIEDRHGFNEMTKTEFVKDIVKTLLLRVTLLYPLQIKLIQFVVQRFGERFPLYLFLGMSVMLVVFLLAMPTVIQPLFNKFTPLDAESTLYKKIELLSKEMSFPLKKVFVVDGSRRSHHSNAYFYGFGSNKRIVLYDTILEQLRDDDESIIAVLCHELGHWKHNHIYVNLAMALGQLMLISYGARLVVFDKRVYEAFGFGEVDPVIGLNIFAEMFYEPLSTFIGYGFCYVSRRHEFQADRFAVTHNRGEGMKKALLVISKENRASLTPDPLYSALHYTHPPVLERLQAIDAELKKRE; this is encoded by the coding sequence ATGTCATCCTCACCGAATCTCTTTCTGCGAGCGGCTGTCGTATCGCTCAATGTGATTGGCATGTGGGATGCCTACctcgtgctgcgccagcgccgcgctaACCAAACCAAGGAGATGCCATCGTATTTCAGGAAGGACATCACGGACGAGGAGTTTGCGAAGGCGcaggcgtacgagggcgaGAAGAGCACGTTCAGTTTCCTCCAGCATCTGAAGGGACTCGTGATAACCAACATGGGTATTTTTCTGCGCCTCCCCGCGTTCCTGTACTACCTtgttgcgcagcgcgcgagcTTGTCTACCGGCTCCTTTTCTCATAactacgccgccgccgtagccgGGGAGTTGATCTCCGTCGTACTCGAcatccccttctccttctaCGAGAACTTCCACATTGAGGACCGGCACGGCTTCAACGAGATGACCAAGACAGAGTTCGTAAAGGATATTGTGAAAacgctgcttctccgcgTCACGCTGCTGTACCCTCTGCAGATCAAGCTCATCCAATTTGTGGTGCAACGCTTTGGCGAGCGCTTTCCGTTATACCTCTTCTTAGGAATGTCTGTGATGCTGGTTGTGTTTCTCCTGGCAATGCCAACGGTTATCCAGCCGCTGTTCAACAAGTTTACCCCGCTCGACGCGGAGTCGACCCTGTACAAGAAGATTGAACTCCTCAGCAAGGAGATGAGTTTCCCGCTGAAGAAGgtcttcgtcgtcgatggcagccgccgctcgcACCACAGCAACGCCTACTTCTACGGCTTTGGCAGCAACAAACGCATCGTCCTCTACGACACCATTCTAGAGCAGCTGAgggacgacgacgagtcCATCATTGCGGTGCTCTGCCACGAGCTTGGCCATTGGAAGCACAACCACATCTACGTGAACCTTGCCATGGCCCTTGGCCAGCTCATGCTGATATCCTACGGTGCACGCCTGGTCGTCTTCGACAAGAGGGTCTATGAAGCGTTTGGCTTCGGTGAGGTGGATCCGGTGATCGGGCTTAACATCTTCGCTGAGATGTTCTACGAGCCCCTGAGTACGTTTATCGGATACGGGTTCTGCTACGTTTCGCGGCGGCACGAGTTTCAAGCGGACCGCTTCGCCGTGACGCACAATCGTGGTGAGGGAATGAAGAAGGCCCTCTTGGTGATCAGCAAGGAAAACCGGGCCAGCCTAACACCGGATCCGCTGTACTCGGCGCTCCACTACACGCACCCGCCCGTGCTCGAGCGCTTGCAGGCGATTGACGCGGAGCTCAAGAAGCGGGAATAG
- a CDS encoding DEAD-box helicase-like protein, which produces MSSYVSVSGLSEVGEDDALQRLLSSRGVSGNCPNALLDAMRKMQAENVFDVESVTVAPAAQPPPLAKAASKKEGSASHASAEKPKANAVSLREPKKISSGKSPSPTVQLAASAVQASSFRATNPTDIDSLPALVELVHPKLFRPLTESMKIEHLTRIQKLCWAAMLDSDSDVLVRSETGSGKTLAYALPTLHRLLVECDKTPISRDVGTLIIIMCPTRELVLQVTETVTTLVRCAQFITVGGIHGGENRHKEKARLRKGLPILVTTPGRLLDHFKTTSSFTVAHAQTVIMDEADRLLDMGFEKALREIMELLERKCHHASDMKRVLVSATITEGVERLSHFALRRNIVRIGETQDTFSVPTTLKQHYVMVPVKHRLSVLLSFLRSQLDAGANKIIVFVSTADSTEFLYLLASRLQSPFHRRSYEGKVVTRSRGASMSTKKMVEAANRHLDNGSATDEVVTFEDVSDEEIEGDARLDSTATLRRAFLDANVFKLHGNMSQVDRAAVFHAFKFGTRKSHSDKSVLFCTDVAARGLDMPRIDWIVHYDPPIDPTSYVHRIGRTARIGNSGDSILFLAPDERGYAAYLTHFIHLQMQQSNSREAAEMSERKYETFLFYLTKLDPNSNHMWMQSTATLERAISRLAMQRDAERGVDAKESLYRVALFAYQSYLRAYAGMPRQTKSLFFSTLHLGHVAQSFGIDKSPSEVQRELQAYIREDRALARDNRKGTVTNSHDEERGKRKRQRVELDHEDRYHSMLTQKQRKLTRDWAEKRRKESPKIRPLQFSEFDA; this is translated from the coding sequence ATGTCATCTTACGTTAGTGTTTCGGGCTTATCGGAGGTGGGCGAAGATGACGCCCTTCAGCGTCTCCTGTCGTCTCGTGGCGTCTCTGGAAACTGCCCGAACGCCCTCTTAGATGCGATGCGCAAGATGCAAGCAGAAAACGTTTTTGACGTGGAGAGCGTCACTGTCGCCCCGGCGGCACAGCCACCTCCACTCGCGAAAGCGGCGAGCAAGAAGGAAGGCTCTGCGTCCCACGCGTCTGCCGAAAAGCCGAAAGCCAACGCTGTGTCTTTGCGAGAGCCGAAGAAGATCTCTTCAGGAAAGTCTCCCTCACCGACTGTGCAGTTAGCGGCCTCTGCTGTTCAGGCCTCCAGCTTTCGCGCAACCAATCCAACAGACATCGATTCTCTCCCCGCACTTGTGGAGCTGGTGCATCCAAAGCTGTTCCGCCCGTTGACGGAGTCCATGAAGATCGAGCACCTCACCCGTATCCAAAAACTGTGCTGGGCGGCAATGCTTGACAGCGATAGCGACGTCCTGGTGCGCAGCGAGACTGGCAGCGGCAAAACGCTCGCCTACGCCCTCCCCACGCTTCACCGCCTTCTCGTGGAGTGCGACAAGACACCCATCTCGCGCGACGTGGGCACCCTCATCATTATCATGTGCCCGACCCGCGAGCTTGTGTTGCAGGTGACAGAGACAGTAACCACcctggtgcgctgcgcgcagTTCATCACAGTCGGCGGCATCCACGGCGGCGAGAACCGGCACaaggagaaggcgcggctgcgcaaaGGCCTCCCGATTCTGGTGACGACACCGGGCCGTTTGCTCGATCACTTCAAGACCACTTCTTCCTTCACCGTTGCCCACGCGCAAACGGTGATCATGGACGAAGCGGACCGGCTGCTCGACATGGGGTTTGAAAAGGCTCTGCGTGAGATTATGGAGCTGCTAGAGAGAAAATGCCACCATGCGTCCGATATGAAGCGCGTTCTAGTCTCTGCGACTATCACAGAGGGCGTTGAGCGACTGTCGCACTTTGCGCTGCGCAGGAACATTGTCCGCATCGGCGAGACACAAGACACATTCTCTGTCCCGACAACGTTGAAGCAGCACTACGTGATGGTGCCGGTGAAGCACCGTCTCTCCGTTCTTCTCAGCTTTCTTCGCTCCCAGCTGGACGCTGGGGCTAACAAGATCATCGTGTTTGTTTCAACGGCGGACAGTACGGAGTTCCTGTACCTGCTCGCTTCTCGCCTACAGTCCCCATTTCACAGAAGGTCGTACGAGGGCAAGGTGGTCACGCGCTCGCGCGGTGCTTCCATGAGTACGAAGAAAATGGTCGAAGCCGCCAACCGCCACCtcgacaacggcagcgccacggaCGAGGTGGTCACATTTGAGGATGTGAGTGACGAGGAGATAGAAGGGGATGCGAGACTTGACAGCACCGCGACGTTGCGGCGCGCTTTCCTGGACGCCAACGTCTTCAAGCTGCACGGCAACATGTCACAGGTGGACAGAGCTGCCGTCTTTCACGCTTTCAAGTTTGGCACTCGCAAGTCCCACAGCGACAAGAGCGTGCTGTTCTGCACGGACGTGGCTGCCCGTGGCCTCGATATGCCGAGGATTGATTGGATTGTGCATTATGACCCTCCAATCGACCCGACAAGCTACGTGCATCGAATCGGTCGCACGGCGCGTAtcggcaacagcggcgacTCGATCCTGTTTCTCGCACCGGACGAGCGTGGCTACGCGGCATACCTGACGCACTTCATCCACTTGCAGATGCAGCAGAGCAACAgcagggaggcggcggagatgTCGGAGCGCAAGTACGAGACATTTCTCTTCTACCTTACCAAGCTGGATCCCAACTCGAACCATATGTGGATGCAGAGTACGGCCACGCTCGAGCGTGCAATCTCACGCCTTGCGATGCAGCGTGACGCCGAGCGTGGTGTGGACGCCAAGGAGAGCCTTTACCGCGTTGCTCTGTTCGCGTATCAGTCGTACCTGCGTGCCTACGCGGGCATGCCAAGGCAAACGAAgtcgctcttcttctccacGCTGCACCTTGGCCACGTCGCGCAGAGCTTTGGCATCGACAAGAGCCCAtcggaggtgcagcgggagCTCCAAGCCTACATCCGCGAAGACCGCGCACTTGCCCGTGACAACCGAAAGGGCACCGTCACTAACTCACacgacgaggagagaggaaaaaggaAGCGCCAGCGTGTGGAGCTGGACCACGAGGATCGCTACCACAGTATGCTCACCCAGAAGCAGCGCAAGCTGACGCGCGACTGGGCCGAGAAGAGGCGCAAGGAGAGCCCCAAGATTCGGCCGCTACAGTTCTCCGAGTTCGACGCGTGA
- a CDS encoding cytochrome p450-like protein — protein MAANALHSHIVAALHNAATKLPSSVQPYAMLLTREDMVSTTLATAIATAVILYTVITVVLPVLRMDFYLSKLPTIKNGIPFLGHALLLAGPSPWSKMSNWSLYPEKNLPQKKKSADGPQTSRLVTYNVAGMRVIYINEPRLLRRVLLTHQRNYRKALAAAYKHFMCLLGTGLVTSEDEQWKKGRLLLSHAMRIDILDSVPEMAMKAVDRILLKLDAVDAKNPSVDLNEEYRHMTLQVISESALSLSAEESDRIFPALYLPIVHECNKRVWAPWRAYMPFLQGSRVRNHCLSELNKVLRNIICRRWEQRNDSNCTGKPDILALCISQIDRMDEKMIVGLIDDVKTILLAGHETSAALLTFATYEVLRHPEIRQKILEEATRLFDPARCTRTVQTRYGPRGVPAVNDVRDLVWTPAVLRETLRRHSVVPLVMRYAAKDDVWPAADTGLDADVRIPAGCTIAVGIEGVHNNPDVWNKPEVFDPTRFIDAEIANDTNYLNQSTKDVKFAKKIDPYAFIPFINGPRNCLGQHLSMIETQVALAYMVLNYDLTIYRDPSYKGDAAAYEDAVGRHHDFIIPQVPHDGLKVWGTPNKLFM, from the coding sequence ATGGCCGCGAACGCGCTTCATAGCCACATCGTGGCTGCGCTCCACAACGCAGCCACGAAGTTGCCCTCCTCGGTGCAGCCATACGCAATGCTGCTGACGCGCGAGGACATGGTCTCAACCACCTTGGCAACTGCCATTGCGACGGCTGTCATTCTGTACACCGTCATCACTGTCGTGCTACCCGTGCTGCGCATGGACTTTTATCTTTCGAAGCTGCCGACCATTAAGAACGGCATTCCATTTCTGGGGCATGCCCTGTTGCTGGCGGGCCCCTCCCCGTGGTCGAAAATGTCGAACTGGAGTCTGTATCCCGAGAAGAACCTGCcacaaaagaagaagagTGCCGACGGCCCTCAGACAAGCCGCCTGGTGACCTACAACGTTGCCGGCATGCGGGTCATTTACATCAACGAGCCCCGCCTACTGCGCCGTGTCCTACTCACGCACCAGCGCAACTACCGCAaagcgctggcggcagcgtaCAAACACTTCATGTGTCTCCTCGGCACCGGCCTGGTCACCTCGGAGGACGAGCAGTGGAAGAAGGGacgcctgctgctgtcgcatGCGATGCGCATCGACATTCTGGACAGCGTCCCAGAAATGGCTATGAAGGCGGTCGACCGCATTTTGTTGAAGCTCGACGCGGTTGACGCGAAGAACCCGTCCGTGGACCTGAACGAGGAGTACCGCCACATGACACTGCAGGTGATCAGCGAGAGTGCGCTGTCACTCTCCGCCGAAGAGTCCGACCGCATCTTTCCGGCTCTCTACTTGCCTATTGTGCACGAGTGCAACAAGCGTGTGTGGGCACCGTGGCGTGCCTACATGCCATTCCTGCAAGGCTCGCGCGTGCGTAACCACTGCCTCTCCGAGCTGAACAAGGTGCTGAGAAACATCATCTGCCGTCGATGGGAGCAGCGCAATGACTCCAACTGCACAGGGAAACCCGACATTCTGGCGCTGTGCATTTCGCAGATCGATCGCATGGACGAAAAGATGATTGTGGGGCTCATTGACGATGTAAAGACAATCTTGCTCGCCGGCCACGAAACGTcagccgcgctgctgacgtTTGCGACCTACGAGGTCCTGCGCCACCCTGAGATCCGCCAGAAGATCTTGGAGGAGGCCACGCGCCTCTTCGATCCTGCCCGTTGCACGCGCACCGTGCAGACTCGCTACGGCCCTCGCGGTGTGCCAGCGGTGAATGACGTGCGAGACCTGGTGTGGACGCCTGCAGTTCTGCGcgagacgctgcggcggcacagcgTTGTGCCGCTGGTGATGCGGTACGCGGCGAAGGACGACGTCTGGCCTGCGGCAGACACTGgcctcgacgccgacgtCCGCATCCCCGCTGGCTGCACGATCGCTGTTGGCATCGAGGGTGTGCACAACAATCCTGATGTGTGGAACAAGCCAGAAGTCTTCGACCCGACCCGGTTTATTGATGCCGAGATTGCCAACGATACAAACTATCTGAACCAAAGCACGAAGGATGTGAAGTTCGCCAAGAAAATCGACCCATACGCTTTTATTCCCTTCATCAACGGCCCCCGCAACTGCCTTGGGCAGCATCTCTCCATGATCGAGACGCAAGTCGCCTTGGCGTACATGGTGCTGAACTATGACCTAACGATTTACCGCGACCCTTCGTACAAGGGTGACGCTGCGGCGTACGAGGACGCTGTCGGGCGCCACCACGACTTCATCATTCCGCAGGTTCCGCACGACGGGCTGAAGGTGTGGGGCACACCTAACAAGTTGTTCATGTAA
- a CDS encoding putative protein kinase encodes MDKYEILAQIGDGTFGSVAKAVSKKTGQLVAIKKMKQKFYTWEECVKLPEVDVVRRIHGHPNVVKLREVIRENNELFFVFEYMDGDLLGVIKKAKQQGGPPASTPSAAPLIPYPLVKNYMRQMLQALVYIHKRGYFHRDMKPENLLIRKEASGDEVLKLADFGLVKEICARPPFTDYVSTRWYRAPELLLQDRFYGAAVDVWAAGCIMAELITMRPLFPGTNEVDQLFKIMSVLGSPTEEVWAGGLRLAKKIRYTFPKVAGSGLAQALPSHIPLPALDLLRQMLVYDPKVRLTAEQCLQHPFFNVGIDECNAPSAAALDQLALMAKRMLPGSKTAPPALKSPTAGQVAALKAARASTDASLSDTSSRKFYLLGTLKDPAPSLPKLPVALSTSPPSLDAPPNASSPLRGRGALSPAGMPVLANGHQCPSLTTTVAKGKRRSQETADTSLAKKLAGLKNVPTGKGKLPVSYALPAASAVHSPRAAPNLKVSASVARPYPLAPTANNRDAVASPRHHNPYKEAETTSPTAASAAAKVEIDLDELMEEFASEMTAMGVLAQRHDSGASAESKSESYVSQPALPPDPVATLLNNSRYRRKSTTSADPLLKGNNSPRATHQLDTRKVDDVAAKSDLPRIDHSAPKGMSPSLKALLAKHKTSGLAFP; translated from the coding sequence ATGGACAAGTATGAAATTCTCGCTCAAATCGGAGATGGCACGTTCGGCTCCGTCGCAAAGGCCGTGAGCAAGAAAACCGGCCAGCTTGTAGCCATCAAGAAGATGAAGCAGAAATTCTACACGTGGGAGGAGTGCGTCAAGCTTCCCGAGGTGGACGTTGTGCGGCGCATTCACGGCCACCCCAACGTGGTGAAGCTGCGTGAGGTAATTCGTGAGAACAACGAGCTGTTTTTCGTCTTCGAGTACATGGACGGCGATTTGCTCGGCGTCATCAAAAAGGCCAAGCAGCAGGGCGGGCCGCCAGCTAGTACACCGTCTGCTGCACCGTTGATTCCGTACCCTCTTGTAAAGAACTACATGCGCCAAATGCTGCAGGCCCTCGTGTACATCCACAAGCGCGGCTACTTCCACCGAGACATGAAGCCAGAAAACCTTCTCATTCGGAAGGAGgcgagcggcgacgaggtgcTGAAACTGGCAGACTTCGGACTCGTCAAGGAGATTTGTGCTCGCCCCCCGTTCACCGACTACGTGTCGACGCGGTGGTACCGCGCACCAGAGCTGCTCTTGCAGGATCGCTTCtacggcgctgcggtggatgTGTGGGCTGCCGGGTGCATTATGGCGGAACTCATCACCATGCGGCCACTTTTTCCAGGCACAAACGAGGTCGATCAGCTCTTCAAGATAATGTCAGTGCTTGGGTCCCCCACTGAGGAGGTGTGGGCCGGTGGACTTCGCTTGGCCAAAAAAATCCGCTACACCTTTCCTAAAGTAGCCGGCTCCGGCCTTGCTCAAGCGCTGCCATCGCACATCCCGTTGCCGGCGCTGGACTTGCTGCGCCAGATGCTTGTCTACGACCCGAAAGTAAGACTGACGGCGGAGCAATGCCTGCAGCACCCATTCTTCAACGTCGGCATTGACGAGTGCAACGCACcatctgctgccgcgctggacCAGCTGGCGCTCATGGCAAAGCGGATGCTGCCAGGGTCGAaaacagcaccgccggcgctgaaGAGCCCCACCGCGGgccaggtggcggcgctgaaggcggcTAGGGCCTCCACCGACGCATCACTCTCGGACACCTCCTCACGCAAGTTCTACCTGCTCGGCACCCTCAAGGACCCCGCCCCATCGTTGCCAAAGCTCCCGGTCGCGTTGTCCACCTCGCCACCGTCCCTTGACGCGCCGCCGAACGCTTCGTCACCTCTGCGTGGGCGCGGGGCCCTCTCACCAGCGGGGATGCCAGTGCTCGCCAACGGCCACCAGTGCCCCAGCCTGACAACGACGGTGGCCAAGGGAAAGCGCCGCTCGCAGGAAACAGCAGACACCTCGCTTGCGAAAAAGCTAGCAGGCTTGAAAAACGTTCCGACAGGAAAAGGGAAGCTACCGGTGTCTTacgcactgcctgctgccagcgccgtgcACTCACCTAGAGCAGCACCCAACCTGAAGGTCTCCGCATCCGTGGCGAGGCCATACCCCCTGGCGCCCACCGCCAACAaccgcgacgccgtggcgtCCCCGCGGCACCACAACCCGTACAAGGAGGCCGAGACTACGTctccgacggcggcgtccgcggcggcgaaggtAGAGATTGACCTGGACGAGCTCATGGAGGAGTTTGCGTCGGAGATGACCGCCATGggggtgctggcgcagcgacaCGACTCGGGGGCCTCGGCCGAATCGAAAAGCGAAAGCTACGTTTCCCAGCCAGCGCTTCCGCCCGATCCtgtggcgacgctgctgaacAACAGCCGGTATAGAAGGAAATCCACCACAAGCGCCGACCCGCTGTTGAAGGGGAACAACTCGCCTCGTGCTACACACCAGCTGGATACAAGGAAAGTGGACGATGTTGCCGCGAAGAGCGACCTTCCTCGCATAGACCACTCGGCCCCGAAAGGGATGTCGCCATCGCTGAAGGCGCTTCTAGCGAAGCACAAGACGAGCGGTCTGGCATTTCCGTAG